From Blattabacterium cuenoti:
AAAGATATATAGAAATAATTCAAAAAATTATTTTCAATTTTCGAATAAAAAACTGTTTTTTAAAGAACAGACAAAATGTATTATAGAAAAAGCTAAAAATTACATATCTACTCCATATAGATATGGAGGGAGCACTAAAACGGGAATAGACTGTTCTGCTTTTATAAAAAATGTTTTTGCTTCTAACAAGATATTCTTACCTCGCATTTCTTATAATCAAGCTAAAAAAGGTTTCTTTATTCCCAAAGAAAAAATAGAAAAAGGAGATTTATTATTTTTTTCTACAGGAATATCTAAGAAAATCAATCATGTAGGAATGGTAATTCATATTACTAATAATAACATATTTTTTATTCACGCATCTACATCCAATGGGGTAATTATATCTCAATTATATCAAAAATACTGGAATCATAGATTCATTATGGCAAGAAGAATTATTTATCATCACAATGATCAATTAAAAAGCCTAAATATTCTAAGTCCTTCCAAAAATTAGGATATGATTTTTCTACTACATTTGGATTTTCTATCTGTAGAAAATCAAAGCATAATCCAAATGTAGAAAAAGACATTGCCATTCTATGATCTTGATAAGTTTTAATCCTAATAAAAGAATCAATTTTTTTTCTATATAAATCTGTTATTTCTAAACAAGAATCTGTAATTTTTGTTCTAACTCCAAATTTTAAAAGCTCTTCTTTTAATGCTTGTAATCTATCTGTTTCTTTAATTTTCAATGTTTCTAATCCTTTTAAGCGACATTTAATTCCAATAGCAGCACAAGTAACAACAATAGTTTGAGCAAGATCGGGAGTTTTATTTAAATCTAATTCAATAAATTTTGGTAATAAAAAATTAAATTTTTTATTTAATGTTATTATATTTTGATCTTTATCGAAAACAGTAGAAATTCCAAAATATTTATCATATATATAAGATACTTTTCTATCTCCTTGTAAACTATCATTTTTATATGAACGTAAAATAATATGGCTTTCTTTTGCAATAGCAGCCATAGAATAATAGTAAGAAGCAGAGCTCCAGTCTGATTCTACATAAAAATATTTTTTACCCTTATTTTTTACTGGATAAATATGAATAATTCTTTCTTTCCAATCAACTTTTATTCCGGCTAAAGTCAATAAATCAAAAGTCATTTTTATATAGGGAATAGATGTAATATTTCCTTTGAGAGAAATTTTTAATCCCATTTTAAATTGACTAGCTATTAACATCAGAGAACTTATGTACTGACTACTAATTTTTGCATTCATATCTATTTCACCTCCTAAAATTTTTTTTCCAAAAATTTGTATTGGGGGAAAGCCTTCCTTTTCCAAATAATCAATTTTGGATCCTAGTTTTTTTAGAGCTTCTACCAGTATAAAAATAGGTCTTTCTTTCATTCTATCTGATCCTGTTAATATTACTTTTTTTCCCTCTTGTATAGAAAAATAAGAGGTTAAAAAACGCATAGCAGTTCCAGCATGATGAATATCTAATATATTATAAGGACTAATTAAACTTTTTTTCAGTACTTCTGTATCTTCACAGTTAGAAAGATTTTCAATATGAATATCATCTTTATAAATAGCTTTTAAAATTAAAAGACGATTAGATATACTTTTAGATCCCGTTATAGATATAGAACCATATAAGGAACTCCCATTTTTTTTGTAAATCTTAATGTAAGAAGACATATTTTATTTTAATTTTTTATTTTCATGATGTCTGGCATGATCTCTAATTTCCTTTTTTTTTAATTTTATACGAAAGGATTTATCCAAATCAATTCCAGTCTGATTTGCTAAACAAGCTATAATAAATAAAACATCTGATAATTCTTCTCCAAGATCTTCATTTCTTTTACAATTTTTTTTATTCGACTGTTCTCCATAATTTCTAGCAATAATTCTAGAAACCTCACCTACTTCTTCTGATAAAAGAATTGTGTTAGTTAACACATCAAAATAACGAATTCCATGATCGACTATCCAATTATGAACTAATTTTTGTAA
This genomic window contains:
- a CDS encoding C40 family peptidase, yielding MECNKKYERIYCKKKKIYRNNSKNYFQFSNKKLFFKEQTKCIIEKAKNYISTPYRYGGSTKTGIDCSAFIKNVFASNKIFLPRISYNQAKKGFFIPKEKIEKGDLLFFSTGISKKINHVGMVIHITNNNIFFIHASTSNGVIISQLYQKYWNHRFIMARRIIYHHNDQLKSLNILSPSKN
- a CDS encoding 3-phosphoshikimate 1-carboxyvinyltransferase; this translates as MSSYIKIYKKNGSSLYGSISITGSKSISNRLLILKAIYKDDIHIENLSNCEDTEVLKKSLISPYNILDIHHAGTAMRFLTSYFSIQEGKKVILTGSDRMKERPIFILVEALKKLGSKIDYLEKEGFPPIQIFGKKILGGEIDMNAKISSQYISSLMLIASQFKMGLKISLKGNITSIPYIKMTFDLLTLAGIKVDWKERIIHIYPVKNKGKKYFYVESDWSSASYYYSMAAIAKESHIILRSYKNDSLQGDRKVSYIYDKYFGISTVFDKDQNIITLNKKFNFLLPKFIELDLNKTPDLAQTIVVTCAAIGIKCRLKGLETLKIKETDRLQALKEELLKFGVRTKITDSCLEITDLYRKKIDSFIRIKTYQDHRMAMSFSTFGLCFDFLQIENPNVVEKSYPNFWKDLEYLGFLIDHCDDK
- a CDS encoding nucleotide pyrophosphohydrolase, giving the protein MEIKNLQKLVHNWIVDHGIRYFDVLTNTILLSEEVGEVSRIIARNYGEQSNKKNCKRNEDLGEELSDVLFIIACLANQTGIDLDKSFRIKLKKKEIRDHARHHENKKLK